From Gemmatimonadota bacterium, a single genomic window includes:
- a CDS encoding toll/interleukin-1 receptor domain-containing protein, with protein MLPQEIFLSHSDRDRQFVEKLVCVMRQHGLPVWYSQTNVRGAEQWHDAVGDALRRCDWFTLVLSPNAVESMWVKRELLFCLEKNHFENKICPLLFRSCDFEKLSWTLSAFQLVDFTQSFEDGCRALLRVWGLGYRSARE; from the coding sequence ATGTTGCCACAGGAAATCTTCCTTTCACACTCTGACCGAGATCGTCAGTTTGTTGAGAAATTGGTCTGTGTGATGCGGCAACATGGCCTTCCTGTCTGGTATAGCCAAACAAATGTGCGAGGAGCCGAGCAGTGGCATGACGCTGTCGGTGATGCACTGCGGCGTTGTGATTGGTTTACCTTAGTATTGTCGCCGAATGCCGTGGAATCAATGTGGGTTAAGAGAGAACTACTGTTCTGTCTTGAAAAAAACCATTTCGAAAATAAAATCTGTCCTCTCTTGTTTCGATCTTGCGATTTTGAGAAGCTATCTTGGACGCTGTCTGCATTTCAATTGGTCGACTTTACTCAGTCATTTGAAGACGGTTGTCGGGCGCTACTTCGTGTATGGGGGTTGGGTTACAGATCAGCACGGGAATGA